Sequence from the Nocardia brasiliensis genome:
TAATCCAGGTGAGCACCGCGAGCACCATCAGCGCAGGACGGGTGTGCGGCAACAACACCCGCCAATAGACCTGCCACGGGGTGCAGCCGTCGAGGATCGCCGCCTCCTCCAATTCCGCGGGCAGGGTCGCGAAGAACTGCCGCATCAGATAGGTGCCGAAGGCACTGCCGAACAGTCCGGGCACGATCATCGCCCACGGCGTATCGACCCAGCCGAGTGCCCGCATGAGCAGGAACTGGGGCAGCACCGTGACGGTCAACGGCACCATGAGGGTGCCGAGATAGGCGACGAACAACACTTCGCGGCCACGAAACCGCAAGCGCGCGAACGCGTATCCGGCCAGGGAGCAGAAGAACACCTGCCCCGCGGTGACGCAGCCCGCGTACACCGCGGTGTTGACCAGCATCCGGCCCAGCGGCAGCAGCTCGAAAACCGCTGTGTAGTTGGACCAGCGGGGATGCTCGGGCAACAGCGCCTGTTCGGCGACCTCGCCTTCGCCCTTCAACGACCCGGACAACGCCCAGAGGATCGGTGCGAGCGCAACCCACCCGATACCGACGAGCACCGCGTATATCCCCACACCGCGCACCGTCCGGCGCAGGATCACCCGCTGCGCACGGCCGCGC
This genomic interval carries:
- a CDS encoding carbohydrate ABC transporter permease, coding for MTRGRAQRVILRRTVRGVGIYAVLVGIGWVALAPILWALSGSLKGEGEVAEQALLPEHPRWSNYTAVFELLPLGRMLVNTAVYAGCVTAGQVFFCSLAGYAFARLRFRGREVLFVAYLGTLMVPLTVTVLPQFLLMRALGWVDTPWAMIVPGLFGSAFGTYLMRQFFATLPAELEEAAILDGCTPWQVYWRVLLPHTRPALMVLAVLTWITVWNDFLWPLVMIQRTEIATATLGLVRLQGQYHTQWPLLMATAMVLLLPLLVVYAIAQRAFVDGIAMTGLGGR